A stretch of Candidatus Methanomethylophilaceae archaeon DNA encodes these proteins:
- a CDS encoding EFR1 family ferrodoxin (N-terminal region resembles flavodoxins. C-terminal ferrodoxin region binds two 4Fe-4S clusters.): protein MIFCFSATGNSLCLAKRISEADGSAIIHMDRCLREGDLSFRVPSGENLGFVFPTYFSGIPMIVSDFLGKAEIDLDSGTYVYIAVTCGSSPGDAGGMAARILSRKGIETSGMFRAVMPHTWTPMHDLSDKSKVARTLSDAEPMISDAVEGITSRRRCPMPDATSRIMAKPLYAIYGMQKTKMFWVTDLCDGCGECKRICPIRAIKMENKRPVIVPDKCAMCLACLHRCPMFAIQYGKATIGHGRYCNPDSGL, encoded by the coding sequence ATGATCTTCTGTTTCTCCGCCACCGGGAATTCCCTCTGTCTCGCCAAGAGGATATCCGAGGCGGACGGCAGCGCCATAATCCATATGGACCGCTGCCTCAGGGAAGGCGATCTTTCGTTCCGCGTCCCTTCAGGAGAGAATCTGGGATTCGTCTTTCCCACCTATTTCTCGGGGATCCCGATGATAGTCTCCGACTTTCTCGGGAAGGCGGAGATAGATTTGGATTCCGGGACCTATGTTTACATCGCAGTCACTTGCGGGTCGTCCCCCGGGGATGCGGGAGGCATGGCTGCCAGGATCCTCTCCCGCAAAGGGATCGAGACATCCGGGATGTTCCGCGCGGTCATGCCGCACACCTGGACACCCATGCATGATCTCTCCGACAAAAGCAAAGTGGCCAGAACCCTGTCCGACGCGGAGCCGATGATATCCGATGCCGTGGAAGGAATCACATCGCGCCGCAGATGCCCGATGCCGGATGCCACGTCCAGAATCATGGCCAAGCCACTGTACGCAATTTACGGGATGCAGAAGACCAAGATGTTCTGGGTCACCGACCTGTGCGACGGATGCGGCGAGTGCAAGAGGATCTGCCCCATCCGCGCGATAAAGATGGAGAATAAGAGGCCGGTGATAGTCCCGGACAAGTGCGCCATGTGCCTGGCATGCCTCCACAGGTGTCCCATGTTCGCCATACAGTACGGGAAGGCCACCATAGGGCATGGGCGCTATTGCAACCCTGATTCCGGATTATGA
- a CDS encoding DEAD/DEAH box helicase, which yields MISNFTDIGIPEEIAKAMDDMGWTEPTPIQIQSIPLGLEKIDMFAQAQTGTGKTGAYGTIMLGTNPSGTKVPSGIVLVPTRELANQVSGELTKLSKYSGHVSIPIYGGASIESQIKKLKAGCDIVAGTPGRVRDMINRGALNLSAIKTLVLDEADRMLDMGFIEDIEFILKAMPKERHTLLFSATMQENVKQLAFDYMVNPREISVSQDEVVLDLTKQYYISVGRRNKSWALCRILDIDKPKAIIFCQTKKMVDVLDERLSELGYQVEAIHGDMPQSKREKVIKDFKVGGTDVLIATDVAARGLDIDDINYVINYDMPDDIDVYIHRIGRTGRAGKEGTAVSFVTSEEEHLIKEFQMRTGIDIEKRSVPEAEPGQKDSIKRVVDYDQISDVFGMCKFEVNLGKNDGFGKVSLADFIIRNARVRDVSIGKIEVGPDSSVVEVHKDFGNRMTMDLTKAKHKSKKVSVRVIQD from the coding sequence ATGATCTCCAATTTCACGGACATAGGGATACCCGAAGAAATAGCGAAGGCGATGGATGACATGGGGTGGACGGAACCCACCCCCATACAGATACAATCGATCCCGTTGGGACTGGAAAAAATCGACATGTTCGCCCAGGCGCAGACCGGAACCGGCAAGACGGGCGCGTACGGGACAATAATGCTGGGGACGAACCCCTCGGGAACGAAGGTGCCATCCGGGATCGTCCTCGTTCCCACCAGAGAGCTTGCCAATCAAGTGTCCGGAGAGCTCACGAAACTGTCGAAATACTCCGGGCACGTCAGCATCCCCATATACGGCGGAGCGAGCATCGAGAGCCAGATAAAGAAGCTGAAGGCTGGATGCGATATAGTCGCCGGGACCCCTGGCCGCGTCAGAGACATGATCAACAGGGGCGCCCTCAACCTGTCGGCGATAAAGACTCTCGTCCTGGACGAGGCGGACAGGATGCTTGACATGGGATTCATCGAGGACATCGAGTTCATCCTCAAGGCGATGCCCAAGGAAAGGCATACCCTGCTGTTCTCGGCCACGATGCAGGAGAATGTCAAGCAGCTCGCGTTCGATTATATGGTCAACCCCCGGGAGATATCCGTCTCCCAGGACGAAGTCGTATTGGATCTTACCAAGCAGTACTACATCTCGGTCGGCAGGAGGAACAAATCCTGGGCCCTGTGCAGGATACTCGACATCGACAAGCCGAAGGCCATCATCTTCTGCCAGACCAAGAAGATGGTGGACGTCCTCGACGAGAGGCTTTCCGAGCTCGGCTATCAGGTGGAAGCCATCCACGGGGATATGCCCCAATCCAAAAGGGAGAAGGTCATAAAGGATTTCAAGGTCGGCGGGACGGACGTGCTTATCGCCACCGATGTCGCGGCCAGAGGCCTGGATATCGACGACATAAACTACGTCATAAACTACGACATGCCCGACGACATAGACGTCTACATCCACCGCATAGGAAGGACCGGCAGGGCAGGGAAGGAAGGGACCGCAGTTTCCTTCGTCACCTCCGAGGAGGAGCACCTCATCAAAGAATTCCAGATGCGCACCGGGATCGACATAGAGAAGAGGAGCGTCCCCGAAGCCGAGCCCGGGCAGAAGGACAGCATAAAAAGGGTCGTTGATTACGACCAGATCTCCGACGTCTTCGGCATGTGCAAGTTCGAAGTCAACCTCGGGAAGAACGACGGGTTCGGTAAGGTGTCGCTCGCCGACTTCATCATCCGCAATGCGAGGGTCAGAGACGTTTCCATCGGGAAGATAGAGGTGGGGCCGGATTCCTCGGTCGTCGAAGTCCACAAGGATTTCGGGAACAGGATGACCATGGACCTCACCAAAGCGAAGCACAAAAGCAAGAAGGTATCTGTCCGCGTGATACAGGACTGA
- a CDS encoding CDP-alcohol phosphatidyltransferase family protein, with amino-acid sequence MPDILSASRIVGSVLLLFTGELNAWFLIIFTYCSVSDVLDGYIARRYGIESPRGEILDSAADFCLILAMLAVLIPTQPWEPWMIWFIALIAAVRGISLCIGTYRFRRPALLHTRMNKLGGLLLHLAPYLMAFVDLGIVVAIVCSICFAGALEDLAINSKATSLDRNIRSFREPRIPQ; translated from the coding sequence GTGCCAGACATCCTATCCGCATCCAGGATCGTCGGGTCAGTTCTCCTGCTCTTCACCGGGGAGCTGAACGCATGGTTCCTGATCATCTTCACGTATTGCAGCGTCAGCGACGTGCTTGACGGATACATCGCCAGAAGATACGGGATCGAATCCCCCAGAGGGGAGATACTGGACAGCGCCGCGGATTTCTGTTTGATCCTGGCTATGCTCGCGGTGCTCATCCCGACCCAGCCCTGGGAGCCTTGGATGATCTGGTTCATCGCTTTGATCGCTGCCGTCCGCGGGATCTCCCTGTGCATCGGGACCTACAGATTCCGCAGGCCGGCCCTTCTCCACACCAGAATGAACAAGCTGGGCGGGCTTCTCCTTCACCTGGCCCCCTATCTCATGGCCTTCGTAGATCTTGGAATAGTAGTCGCAATAGTCTGCTCGATATGCTTCGCCGGGGCGCTGGAGGACTTGGCCATAAACTCCAAAGCGACGTCCTTGGACCGCAACATCCGCTCTTTCAGGGAGCCCCGGATTCCGCAATAA